One Pongo pygmaeus isolate AG05252 chromosome 10, NHGRI_mPonPyg2-v2.0_pri, whole genome shotgun sequence genomic window carries:
- the LOC129010260 gene encoding homeobox protein NANOG: MDLLIQDSPDSSTSPKGKQPTAAEKSATKKEDKVLVKKQKTRTVFSSTQLCVLNDRFQRQKYLSLQQTQELSNILNLSYKQVKTWFQNQRMKSKRWQKNNWRKNSNGVTQKASAPTYPSLYSSYHQGCLVNLTGNLPMWSNQTWSNSSWSNQTQNIQSWSNHSWNTQTWCTQSWNNQAWNSPFYNCGEESLQSCMQFQPNSPASDLEAALEAAGEGLNVIQQTARYFSTPQTMDLFLNYSMNMQPEDV; the protein is encoded by the exons atgGATCTGCTTATTCAGGACAGCCCTGATTCTTCCACCAGTCCCAAAGGCAAACAACCCACTGCTGCAGAGAAGAGTGCCACAAAAAAGGAAGACAAGGTCCTGGTCAAGAAACAGAAGACTAGAACTGTGTTCTCTTCCACCCAGCTGTGTGTACTCAATGATAGATTTCAGAGACAGAAATATCTCAGCCTCCAGCAGACGCAAGAACTCTCCAACATCCTGAACCTCAGCTACAAACAG GTGAAGACCTGGTTCCAGAACCAGAGAATGAAATCTAAGAGGTGGCAGAAAAACAACTGGCGGAAGAATAGCAATGGTGTGACTCAG aAAGCCTCAGCACCTACCTACCCCAGCCTCTACTCTTCCTACCACCAGGGATGCCTGGTGAACCTGACTGGGAACCTTCCAATGTGGAGCAACCAGACCTGGAGCAATTCATCCTGGAGCAACCAGACCCAGAACATCCAGTCCTGGAGCAACCACTCCTGGAACACTCAGACCTGGTGCACCCAATCCTGGAACAATCAGGCCTGGAACAGTCCCTTCTATAACTGTGGAGAGGAATCTCTGCAGTCCTGCATGCAGTTCCAGCCAAATTCTCCTGCCAGTGACTTGGAGGCTGCCTTGGAAGCTGCTGGGGAAGGCCTTAATGTAATACAGCAGACCGCTAGGTATTTTAGTACTCCACAAACCATGGATTTATTCCTAAACTACTCCATGAACATGCAACCTGAAGACGTGTGA